A region from the bacterium genome encodes:
- a CDS encoding protein kinase: MRLESGTRLGPYEIQSLLGSGGMGEVYRARDTRLNRSVAIKILPEEACSDLQRLSRFEQEARSASALNHQNIITIYDIGKYNSSPFIAMELVEGKTLRQILSSGPVPVKDMLNVATQLSEGLACAHEAGIVHRDLKPENVIVNKDAVAKILDFGLAKLCKVGIPGENASQIPTAAHETESGILLGTIGYMSPEQASGQPADFRSDQFSLGTILYEMAAGRSPFRRNTAAETLTAIIREEPEPIESLNAKVPAPLERLLRRCLSKSPAERYASTRDLARDLRDLKEHWSASTTRVSQTVQASPVPKRTRIQLYLLAITSFLLLSLLIGLWMLRPEPTPPADSSSIRSIAVLPFTEFGNQKQEEYFSDGMTEALITELAKVPGMKVTARNSVFQYKGRNVNVGQVGKELGVNYVLEGSLQRSGDRLRVHAQLIHTRTGYHLWAERYDRSAADLFGVQDDISKQIGSALKLTLSETPAAEKIRPTENLEAYDLYLRGKYLLNNISEEDLNQAIPHLEKAIALDSQFALAHAALGNVYRQKFFFVEPKKEWEERAFVEIEKAIVLDPNLAEAYAARGRLIWTRKNNYPHEKSADDYKKAIKLDPNLAEVHVYLGGIYHHVGLVEEALQEVTTALKLDPTNSLGRSNRVMALFFHHEYQQALSASEQSPGDEIWRALSLLYLGDIQKSATVMKELLQTEPQRRSLVRVWDASFLHSCYAALLAKTGDKAEAEKHIRMAIEKDRGLGHFHHSEYNIALAYALMGKTAPAIEWLQKTGDHGFSCYPFFEKDPHLKNLHGQHEFETFLEKMKQQRNYYRAKLLVK, encoded by the coding sequence ATGAGGCTCGAATCAGGCACTCGCCTTGGTCCTTACGAGATTCAATCTCTATTGGGATCCGGAGGCATGGGAGAAGTGTATCGGGCTCGCGATACACGATTAAACCGATCTGTTGCCATTAAGATACTTCCGGAAGAGGCTTGTTCTGATTTGCAAAGATTAAGCCGTTTCGAACAGGAAGCGCGCTCGGCTTCAGCATTAAATCATCAGAACATCATCACGATTTACGATATTGGAAAATATAATTCGAGCCCTTTCATCGCCATGGAACTCGTCGAAGGGAAAACTTTACGGCAAATCCTTTCATCCGGTCCTGTTCCGGTTAAGGATATGCTCAACGTTGCGACTCAACTTTCGGAAGGGCTCGCCTGTGCTCACGAAGCCGGAATTGTTCACCGCGATCTGAAACCCGAAAACGTTATCGTAAACAAAGACGCTGTCGCAAAAATCCTGGATTTCGGACTTGCGAAACTCTGTAAAGTTGGAATACCCGGCGAGAATGCAAGCCAGATTCCTACTGCAGCTCACGAAACCGAATCGGGAATCCTGCTTGGAACGATTGGATATATGTCTCCGGAACAGGCAAGCGGGCAGCCCGCCGATTTCAGGTCCGATCAGTTCTCACTGGGAACCATCCTCTATGAAATGGCCGCCGGACGTTCCCCTTTTCGGCGGAACACGGCTGCGGAAACTCTAACCGCTATCATTCGAGAAGAACCCGAACCGATCGAATCGTTAAACGCAAAAGTTCCGGCTCCTTTGGAACGATTGCTGCGCCGATGCCTCTCAAAATCGCCGGCAGAACGATACGCGTCAACACGCGACCTGGCACGTGACCTGCGCGATCTCAAAGAGCATTGGTCCGCTTCTACAACACGCGTATCACAAACAGTACAAGCTTCACCCGTGCCAAAAAGAACGAGGATTCAACTCTATCTGCTGGCCATAACTTCCTTCCTATTGCTCAGTCTACTTATTGGATTGTGGATGTTGCGGCCAGAACCGACACCGCCAGCAGATTCCTCATCCATTCGTTCCATTGCCGTTCTGCCTTTTACGGAATTTGGAAACCAGAAACAAGAAGAATACTTTTCGGATGGAATGACAGAGGCTTTGATTACAGAGCTCGCCAAGGTTCCGGGAATGAAGGTGACTGCGCGTAACAGTGTATTTCAATACAAAGGACGCAATGTGAATGTCGGACAAGTTGGAAAAGAGCTAGGAGTAAATTATGTTTTGGAAGGCAGTCTGCAGCGTTCCGGGGACCGCCTGCGTGTCCACGCGCAGTTGATTCATACTCGAACAGGGTACCATCTTTGGGCGGAACGATATGATCGTAGCGCGGCGGATCTGTTCGGCGTTCAGGACGACATCTCCAAACAAATTGGTTCCGCATTGAAATTAACCCTGTCGGAAACTCCGGCAGCAGAGAAGATACGTCCTACTGAAAATTTAGAGGCTTACGACCTGTATCTACGAGGCAAATATCTACTGAATAACATCAGCGAAGAGGACCTCAACCAGGCAATCCCACATCTGGAAAAAGCGATAGCACTCGATTCTCAATTTGCCCTGGCGCACGCCGCTTTGGGGAATGTTTATCGGCAAAAATTTTTTTTTGTAGAACCTAAAAAAGAATGGGAAGAGAGAGCCTTCGTTGAAATCGAAAAGGCAATTGTATTGGATCCAAATCTTGCCGAAGCCTATGCAGCGCGAGGTCGTCTGATTTGGACTCGCAAGAACAATTACCCTCACGAGAAATCAGCGGACGATTATAAGAAAGCAATCAAGTTAGACCCAAATCTGGCTGAAGTTCATGTCTACCTGGGAGGCATCTATCACCACGTCGGTCTCGTGGAAGAAGCACTTCAGGAAGTGACGACTGCGCTCAAACTCGATCCGACAAATTCGCTTGGACGCAGTAACCGTGTGATGGCTCTGTTTTTTCATCATGAATATCAGCAAGCTCTTTCGGCCTCTGAGCAGAGTCCGGGAGATGAAATCTGGCGTGCTTTAAGCCTTCTTTATCTGGGGGATATCCAGAAGTCAGCAACAGTGATGAAAGAACTGCTGCAAACAGAGCCGCAACGCCGGTCGTTGGTGAGGGTTTGGGACGCGTCATTCCTTCATAGTTGTTATGCGGCACTTCTGGCGAAAACGGGAGATAAAGCGGAGGCTGAAAAACACATTCGTATGGCTATTGAAAAGGACCGTGGCTTAGGACATTTTCACCATTCCGAATACAACATCGCTTTGGCTTATGCGCTAATGGGAAAAACTGCGCCGGCTATCGAATGGTTACAAAAGACAGGAGATCATGGATTTTCCTGCTATCCCTTTTTTGAAAAGGATCCCCACTTGAAAAACTTGCATGGCCAGCATGAATTCGAGACGTTCTTAGAAAAAATGAAACAGCAAAGAAACTATTATCGCGCTAAATTGTTAGTTAAATAG
- a CDS encoding tetratricopeptide repeat protein, with product MPGIDKNKLDKFRRGELKFVQIFNIDAKQMAGLLTVGHNFFSQGRLEEARCIFEGLAVLDPKNPYVHSILGVIHQRMQEYDKAILRFNRVLQLFPDDISTLTNRGETCLRLGKLDEGARDLKKAAALDPQKKHPSANRARLLAAMAVDQFKSSKRKPL from the coding sequence ATGCCCGGTATAGACAAAAACAAGCTGGATAAGTTTCGAAGAGGAGAGTTGAAGTTTGTTCAGATATTCAATATCGACGCAAAACAGATGGCAGGTCTCCTTACTGTTGGTCACAACTTCTTTTCACAAGGCCGGCTGGAAGAAGCGCGATGCATTTTTGAAGGCCTCGCAGTTCTGGATCCTAAAAATCCTTATGTTCATTCGATCCTTGGAGTCATTCATCAAAGAATGCAGGAATACGACAAGGCAATCCTTCGCTTTAACCGTGTATTGCAACTTTTTCCGGATGATATCAGCACGCTTACCAATCGGGGTGAGACCTGCCTTCGCCTGGGAAAACTCGATGAGGGCGCGCGTGATTTGAAAAAGGCAGCCGCGTTGGACCCGCAAAAAAAACATCCTTCTGCAAACCGCGCGCGCCTGCTGGCGGCAATGGCCGTGGATCAATTCAAGTCTTCCAAAAGAAAACCTCTTTGA